The Sinomicrobium kalidii region CCGGGGGAGAATTTATGGTAAATCTCGGAGACCTAGAGGATAATACAACCTATTACGTGCGTGCCTATGCCGTCAACGAGGCCGGCACGGCCTATGGAGAGGAACAACTGTTCAAAACCCGGACGGCGGGACTTCCGGTCGTCCTGACCGATGACCGCTACGCAGCCGGAACGGAAACCGCTTTTATAAGGGCGGAGATAACCGCTGACAACGGTTTTCCGATAACAGAGAGAGGAGTGTGCTGGAGCGATACTCCCGGGGCTACGGTTGAGGACAACAAGGTCCCCGAAGGGGATGGCCCGGGAAGTTTCAGGAGCAGGATAGATGACCTGGCCCCGGATATGACCTACTACGTAAGGGCTTATGCCACCAATTCAAAAGGGACCGCTTATGGAGATGAAATAGAAGTGCAGACCATAGTCAAAGGAAATGTGACCTACACGCTTCATAAAGAACCCGATCCTTCACCGGAATTACAGGAGCATTATCAGCGAATAGAAGCCGCCATGGAGAGTGCAGCCGACTATTACAATAATTTTACCTCGATCGAAAAAACACTCAATGTGTATTACAATCCCGGGGTTCCGACTGCCGATGGAAATATTAACGGGACCATCAGGATCGGCTCCAATCCCAGTTACCAAAGAACAGGAACAGCCATGCATGAAATTATGCACACGGTGGGCGTAGGACAGCACTGGATGTGGAACGAATTGATCTCCGACGGTGTCTACCAGGGGGAAAATGCCAATGAGATTTTACAATTTATGGAAGGCGATGCAGAAGCCGTTATAAAAGGGGATGGCCTGCACTTCTGGCCTTACGGGATCAACGGTGCTCATGAAGATACGGGAGATGAAATGCTTTATATTACCCATGCCCTGATCATGCAGGGTATGAAGAAGGACGGATTGCCGAGTAATTAAGTTTTGTTAGCCTGTAATGATCATTATCTGATCGTTACGGGTAAGTAATTTTATAATACCCGGTTTAAGACGCGCTTATTCCGAACATTCACATAAAAGCTCCGGATCTCCCGAAAACTGGTTCGGAATTTGCCCACTTTAGCCCGCCTCAATTACAAGTCCAAATGATATGAAAATATTGTTTGGATTTTTTATATGATTCTGTATGACTTGGTAAAAATAGAATTTTCTTAATATCGGGTGCCACATAAGACTCTTTCAGTCCGCCCCGATCAATTGCAATACGCAGAACAACTATCCCCGGATCACCGCAAGTCAGTGTAAGGGTATGCTTTTTTGCGTTTTATTCAACAGGAAACCTGGCTACCGCAAGGACATCATCGTTCTGAAGTGCCGGGTCTTTTCGTTCCCCGGAAAATTCATATGTAAAGCATAACCCATCCGGGTTTTCCGGGTCGCCGTATTCACTAAAGGTATTATATTTGAAAGGATCTGTTTTTATACGATCTTCAAAAGAAATACTGATTCCGGGGCTCCTGAAAAGCCGGGAATCTCAAATGGCACATAGTTTATACGCTTTGAACCATATTTAATACGCCTTTAAGTGTCTTTTTGATAACATTGTATTGTGAAATATCTAAATCCATTGAATAAAAAATTAATGATCGCCAGATTAAATAAGACTATTTGGATATGCCTGGCCCTGTTTGTATTCAACCGGGCACAGGCGGAAGACTGGAATAAACTGCTGACATCCCCGGATGGTACCTACCAGTTGACAATAACGGGGGATAATGCCGGAGAGATTAAATACAAGGTCAACTATAAAGGGAAACCCCTGATCAAATCATCCCGGTTGCAGATTGAGTTAGACAACCACCTTTCCGAATGGGCATTGGCCATTAAGGAAAAACCCGAAGCCCCCTGGATGGACGGACTTGTACTGAAAGAAACCGGGACCAATGCTGTGGATTCAACCTGGACACCGGTCTATGGCGAGCGTTCTGTCATACAGCAAAAGTATAACGAACTGACCCTCTCTTTTGAACAAAAGGCCAGCGCGAACTATAAAATGGATATCCAGTTGAGAGCCTATAACGAAGGGGTGGCCATCCGGTATTATTTCCATACCAACCCGACGGGTATTTATTATAGGATAACCGAAGAAAATACAGAATTCACTTTTCCGGAAGGTACGCAGGCCTGGTTTGAGCCTTGGGCACAGGGCCCGTTCACAAAAATGCCTTTGGCCGAATGGCCGGCGGAAAGCGAAAGGCCCCTCACCCTGGAACTGGAAAACGGCCTGTATGCCTGCCTGGCAGAAGCGGCTATGGTGGATTTTGTACGGACAAAATTCGAGTTAGCCGACGATAAGCCCAATACCGTAAAAACGGTGCTTTATGAATCCGTAGATAAAGTGCCGTATTTTGCCACACCGTGGAGAGTGATCATGGCCGCGGAGACCCCCGGAGAACTCATCGAGCACAACGATATTTTGCTTAACCTGAACGCCCCCTCCGCAATTGACGATACTTCCTGGATCAAGCCCGGAAAAATTGTGCGTGATCTCACGCTCTCCGATGAGGGCGCCAAAGATTGGATAGATTTTGCCGCAGAACACAACCTGCAGTATGTTTTGTTTGACTGTTGCTGGTATGGCGATAATTTCAGCTGGGACTCGGATGCGACCACCGTAGATGTTGATCTCGATCTGAAGGAAGTGGTTCGTTACGGTAAGGAAAAAGGCGTGGGGGTCTGGGTATATGTCAACCAGCAGGCACTCGCCAGGCAGGATTTTGAGATATACCCCCTTTACAGGGAATGGGGGCTGGCGGGCGTAAAATACGGTTTTGTACAGGTGGGGCCCCATCGCTGGACCAAATGGCTGCACGAATCGGTACAGCGGGCAGCCGAAAACCGGTTGATGGTCAATATCCACGATGAATTCCGCTTAACAGGTGAGCAGCGTACCTGGCCCAATATCATGACCGTAGAAGGTATTCGCGGCAATGAAGAAATGCCCGATGCCACGCATAATACTGTATTGCCGTTTACCCGCGGTATTGCCGGAATGGGCGACTATACCGTGTGCTACTACTCGCCGCGTATCAAAACCACCCATGCACATCAGCTGGCTTTATCGGTAGTGATGTACAGCCCGTTGCAAACGCTGTTCTGGTATGATAAAGCTTCCGATTATCAGGGAGAGCCCGAGATTGAATTTTTTGAAAAAGTCCCTACGGTATGGGATGACACCAAAGTGCCGGACGGCCGGATAGGTGAATACATCATTACCGCCAGGCGATCCGGAACGGAATGGTTTATCGGCGGGATCACTAATAATGACGCCAGGGAGGTCGAACTGGACCTTGATTTCCTTGACAAAGACAAAAAATATGTCGCCACCCTTTACCGGGATGATGCATCCGTAAAGACCAGGACACAGGTGTCCCTGACACAGAAAAAGGTGACGGCATCGACCAAACTGAAATTAAAACTGAAAGCATCGGGAGGTGTGGCAATATGGATAAGGGAACGATAATTTTGAGATTTGTTCTGGCCGTTATCCTGTGCATAAGTACATGTATGACGGGTATGGCACAATTACCCGTACCTTCCGATATCGGAAATGTACACCCGCGCTGTTTCGGTAAAAAAATGTCCCGGGAAGCTGTTCGGCAACTGGCTGCACGGGAAGAATGGGCACAGCAGATCATCTACAAAACCGAAGAAAGGGTATCCAGATACCTGGACCATTGCGAAGAGGACCCGGAGTGGCTGCTGTCCAGGCTCCAGATGTACTGGAAAACCAGATCGACACAAGTCTATATCGACGGGGGAAAGTACGACCACGCAGAGGGAGAAGCCCCCGTTCCTACGGTCAGGTTTCCGGGGACAAG contains the following coding sequences:
- a CDS encoding glycoside hydrolase family 97 protein, whose amino-acid sequence is MIARLNKTIWICLALFVFNRAQAEDWNKLLTSPDGTYQLTITGDNAGEIKYKVNYKGKPLIKSSRLQIELDNHLSEWALAIKEKPEAPWMDGLVLKETGTNAVDSTWTPVYGERSVIQQKYNELTLSFEQKASANYKMDIQLRAYNEGVAIRYYFHTNPTGIYYRITEENTEFTFPEGTQAWFEPWAQGPFTKMPLAEWPAESERPLTLELENGLYACLAEAAMVDFVRTKFELADDKPNTVKTVLYESVDKVPYFATPWRVIMAAETPGELIEHNDILLNLNAPSAIDDTSWIKPGKIVRDLTLSDEGAKDWIDFAAEHNLQYVLFDCCWYGDNFSWDSDATTVDVDLDLKEVVRYGKEKGVGVWVYVNQQALARQDFEIYPLYREWGLAGVKYGFVQVGPHRWTKWLHESVQRAAENRLMVNIHDEFRLTGEQRTWPNIMTVEGIRGNEEMPDATHNTVLPFTRGIAGMGDYTVCYYSPRIKTTHAHQLALSVVMYSPLQTLFWYDKASDYQGEPEIEFFEKVPTVWDDTKVPDGRIGEYIITARRSGTEWFIGGITNNDAREVELDLDFLDKDKKYVATLYRDDASVKTRTQVSLTQKKVTASTKLKLKLKASGGVAIWIRER